The Melanotaenia boesemani isolate fMelBoe1 chromosome 12, fMelBoe1.pri, whole genome shotgun sequence genome contains the following window.
TCCACAGCTACCAGACAGGAGATATTTTCCtttctgtaatatttattcCTCCATAGATCATATTTTAGGGATACTTAGTGATGATGTAGTGAGCAAACAACAACTGGGAAGTAGCAAAGACACGACTGAAGAGAGATTAATTGAGTTGGTTAAAGTTTATTGTGACAGACTGTTCATTTTTTGCAAGCATTGCGTGGAGTTTAGTTGAAGTCTGTGATTCTTCTGATGGAGCCGATCCTGGGGGTAAGGCCTCCCCAGTCGCTATATCTGCGGTACTCCCCAGGCCGCAGGTAGTACACCCTGCCCTTGTAGTTGGGCTGGTCGTACAGCAGCCAGTGGCCGTCCATCACGTTGCAGGAGTTGAAGTCGGAGATGCTGAGCTGGTCCTGGAGGTTTGGGCAGTCATCCACCAGCTCGTGCATCTTACCAGACATGTCGAAGCGCTCGTAAAGCCTCATCCTGTAGGACCCTTGGTACTGGCACCAGATCACATACTCTCTTATCACTCTACGTATTTCTCAacagaaacatgtaaaagtgTCTATTTTTAGTAGACCTGTTCAAACCACGTCTTTATGACCTACCTGCGGGATCATACGGCAAGATCTGACGCAATCGTTTATTCCAATCACGCGCTGGTTATCGGAGTAGTCTCCTCTCCTCAGATAGTACTGGTTTCCCATGTAGTTGGGTCTCTCGTAGACCATGAAGCAGCCGCTCTCCACCCGGATGGAGTTGCATCTGTTGAAGTAGGTGTGGAGGTCGGCACAGTCGCTGCTGCACTCGTGAGAGCGCCCTTGGAAGTTTCTGTCTTCATAAAATATGATCTTCGAAAGCAACACACAAGGATTTGTCCCACAGAGTTGTGAGATTTAGCAAAAATACGGCAGAAAGTGAGTAAAAGACTTGAAAAGAGTTGATGTTCTTTACCTTCCCCATGGTTATGTTGGCATCAGACAGTATTACCGTTGAGTGCTGTTCCTGAGCCAAGCCACtgtgctttataaaaaaaaggaaagaaagggcAGCTGTGTGATTGCACAGCATAAAGTATTGTCATTCAAATATAAGCCAGAGTGATGATGGATCAGGGGGCGGGGGTGAGAGAAATCTGTTTATGTATAGATGACTCTTGCTGTGTGATGGGTCATTGTTCTATCCTCCATGTTCATCACAATTTCCTCCCGAAAATACTGCTGAACAATAGATAATGTCCTGAACAGCATCAGCAAGATAAAACTGATATTTAATTGAGTTGACATGACAGTCTGTACAATCTACCAGCTTCCTTTGATCTTCATGTGGATCAGCATCACCCCCATCATGTTGATTAAATCCCCTCCTCCCCCCAACAGTATTTACAGGTCCTTTTCCCAAATAAATGGACTACAAAGACTCCATTTTGcaatgtttttattgcaatGGTGAGTGAGTTATCCAGAAGAAGTCCAGAAATCTGCTTTTGGTTCTGCTGCTGATGGGTTTGAGTCTATTTTAGGAGtctatgtgaaaaaaaacaaaacaaaacatttcaggaCAGGAAGGGTGTTTAATTGGTTCTAGTCCAGACCAAAGATGAAGATTTGTCCCGTTAACACTGTcgtatatttaatattaaaccaTGTGACATATAATAAGACATATGTATAAGCTCACACCCTGACTGCACACATACAAACTTCCAAAGCAATGTTGTATGTCGGATAAATGCACTGAATGGATCTTAAGCTGTCGTGTCGTGCTTTCCACACACAGATGAAGATATTCTGCAGGAAAATTTGGATTCTGACACTCCCAAACTCTGATGAGCACCATGGCTCCCATGGTCATAGAGAACAAAATGAAGGATCCAGTTCTGTACATTTGTTTGACGGTTCTTGCTACAGACATGTTACAACTGAACTGCATCGGAGTTCGTTAAAAGCCGATGTAAACCTACCTTTTCAGGGGATCTCATGCCCCTGTTAGTTCTCCTCAAGGTTTGAATGCTGGCAGAGCACTCGCACCAGAGTTTGCATTAATTAACTGAACCTGTAATGTGTGAACACACCCTAAGATGAACATCTTTCTGTAGCTTTCAACCCACGGCAGGTCAGTAGTCCATGATGCGTCTGATGGAGCCAATCCTGGCGCTCCTGCCGCCCCATTCGCTGAACCTTTTGTACTCTCCTGGTCTGATCAGGTACATCCTGCCGCGGTAGTTGGGATGCTCGTAGAAGAGCCAGTTGCCATGCGTCACGTTGCAGGAGAAGATGTCATTGATGTGGAAGCGGTCCATGACGCTAGGACAGTCATCTTTCAGGTCCATCATCTGTCCACCAAACTCGATCCGCTCATACAAGCGCAGGTTGAACGAGCCAGGCTCCTGGATTAGAATCGGACAGAGGAAGCAGCTCATAAGTCCTCAGGAGGAGACCAAGCCATGGTGGGTCATGTTGAACAAGACTTGAGAcattttggaaacattttagcttTGATTCTTTTTAAGTTCTGATATACAGAATATGTCAAGATCACATGCGATCAACTGTTAGTCTTCATTTACTGGGAATATACACAAAAAGCCTGTTAAAAAGAATACCTGCTTCTTGAACATCGTTTTGTTTCCTGTGAGCGACTTCTGCTCAGTTGCAGCCTatactgccccctgctggcaAGTCAACTGTATTGATTCAATGCATCTGGAAACGTTCTTCATGTgctaatttttctgtttcacaaacATTTGGAAAAAGTTCTTTCAGAGTTTGGGATTAGATGCAAATTTTATGTATATCCCTGACTTTGATTtgatcatttattattattttaatattatttggttttatatatatatataaagttggCTTGACTTTTCCTCTTCAGGCTTGACGATGCAGCTGGATGGGATTCCTGCACATCTGTAACACGGATTCTTGTTCCCATTAAGATCATTTCTATTCTAAATTCAgactttaatatattttatgtccTCAAATTGTCAGATTCAAGTAATAATTagtaaaaatctaacatttctgtGAAAGACGAAGCCCAGAGATTTGACACCTACTGGAgcataaaactgtttttgtttctttttttttcttttttttttatcagattaatttattttatttatttatttttatttactatttattttaatcatttgttattaatttatttaatattaaattgttttattttctcgcCTGATTTcctcactttttgtttttaaagaattgtaGATAAATTTAAGCATCAGGTGTTTCATCAGTTCtatgttaataaactgaattttttttttaatgtttacagaGCTTTTTGTCCAACATCCACTTGGCTGGAAAGGAACAACCTGTGGTTAACCCTTGAACTTCATGTATAAGTGCATGTATATTCTAATCTGTATTATTCAACATATCACCACACACAGACGGGATAATTGTAATTAATCATTATTGGCTTTGCCAACAGACTAACAGCTCACCGCAGGGATGGAGCGGCAGGAACTGATGGAGCCGTTGGTGCCCATCCAGTGGTGGAAGTCAGGATAGTCTCCTCTCCTCAGGTAGTACTGGTTCCCAGTGTAATTAGACTTCTCGTAGATCATGAAGCAGCCGCTCTCCACCTTGATGGAGTTGCAGCAGCTGAGGTTGGTCTGCAGGTCCACACAGTCATTGTTGCACTCAAACTGGCGCCCAGAGAAGTTCTTGTCCTCGTAGAAGATGATCTAAATGTGGATGagttacatttttcatttgtaataTTTCAGAAATGGTTTAACTCcaacaaaactgaacaaaaaaagcagcacttttttcttgtttgagtATCAGAGCGTATGAACACGGTGTTTACCTTCCCCATGTTGCTGCTTCCCTGCCTTCCCCGTTTATTCTATTCAGCTCTTTAAAGACTCCCACCTGTCACATATATAGTGAATGTGGAATGCAGACTCTGCATGTGTCATTCATATTGTAATAGCCAGGAATCTTTGGCGTTTGTGCTGCTGTGTTATGAACAGATGTTTGGAGTTATGTACGGGAGCTAAATTgatgctctttgctttttttactCCTTAAATGCCTTAATTTCTTCATCTTCTAGTTTGTGATTTTATTAGAGATAGAAAGACTCATTTCTAGCATCTGTGGAGCTCTTGGTAGGACTTTTCCTAGTTTTTAGTTATGTCTTGTAaaatttaatgtgtttattcacAGATCATCATTCTTTGGGAAAAACCTCTCACTGTAACTTTATAACTTATATATTAGTTGGTTGCAGTACAAGTTagtttgaatgccagaaatatGTTCAACTTTATGTTGTTTAATTTCACCTGCAACACTGCCACCTGGTGGAAAGAGTCTGCAATAGCGCCACATGCTATttgaaaagtcagaaaaattATCTTTTCATATTAATTCGTGGTTTATATTTATCCAAAGCAAACTTAAATAGAGGAAGTAGTCTCTATATCCAGTAAAATTTGGTCACTTCATCTGCTGATAAAGATCATGCAATGggacagaaaaatccagaacagCTCCTAGTCAAGCTGAATTatgcctttttttattctttaaatcaTCCAAATGTTTGCAAAAATGAGCCCACAGAGTAAAGGTGCAGATCTACAACAGACAACGCTCGAGTCTGGGTGTAATTAGTGTCAGTGCTTGCAGTATTTTATTCAGTACTCTGATGAAAGTCAGGATGTCAGACCATGACCACGCCACATCCTTCCGGGAGAACATGCCCTCCAGGTGCAGAGAGCAAGAACAAAACCGAAGACACTTGAGCACAGATGCCATTTTATTCAGCGTGTGAAACAGAGCAAAGAGCAGACATTTCACAAGAACCATTTTCCTGTCTTTAGAGCTCCATGAGACGCCTGATGGAGCCGATCCTGGAGCTCATGGCGCTCCACTCACTGAAGCTCCTGTACTGGCCAGGCCTCAGGTAGTAGTGACGCCCCCTGTAGTTGGGCTGCTCGTACAGCAGCCAGTGGCCGTCCATCACATAACAGGAGTTGAAGTTGAAGAGCCGGAAGCGGTCCATGAGGTTGGGACAGTCGTCCACCAGCTCCATCATCTCGCCTCCCATGTCAAAGTGCTCATACAGCCTCatcctgaagctgctgctgttctACAAAAAGCCAGCAGAGGAGGACATTAAAAACATccaatcaaacatttttttaaggtttttgttAAAGTTTTAGGATGATTAATTAGTAAAAATTCAAtgtaatattcatatttttatacaATATAACTGGAGCGTTTTAAACCTAACTCATGAAGATTTGGTTTGTACTGCATAGTAGTGGTCACTAACCAGAAACagctttaaaggtacagtgtgtaaaaatgaCTGACATCTTGTAGTAAAGATGGACATGGAAAGTTGTGAAAGGATGGTGGCTGTCAGTgcccaaaattcttccagacttAAACAcgttttcatgtgtgagtggatccagtggccacAGGTGACGCGAGGACTGCTCTACAGGTAACTAATTTAAcattgtgtatatgtgtactgtcttcttctatggtccttttaaggtATTACTTATCCACctgtactgcagttttaaagctcaaacaCCTCTCACTTCATATGGAGTTGTTCGTTTATTCAGAGACAGCATAGTAAAAATTGCAGTAGCTGCATGTATGTGGACTCACAACAAgtagttgtttatttattcattttcaataCCGCTTATTCCAAAtgagggtcgcagggaagccggagcctatcccagcaaggCGAGAGcaagggtacaccctggacagattaTAACAGACCATCTTGTTCTTTAATATTTTGGGCTTTTTCAATAGGACGTATGTCCCTCCAGGGTTGCCATAGAGTAGGCTGTTTCCTGTTTAATATGATTTGTAATGTTTTTGGGAACAATAAAGCAGAGGCTCCACCATTGAAGATTGTACCCGGACTTTATTGCACATATGTAACTCTCAGCAGAGACAggaaagaagatgatgtctcactctgtagtttcattttgtttgtttgtttgtttgtttgttttgttttttttttgtttgtttgtgtgtgtgtattgccAACAATAGCCAATGGTTAAATTCGTTGttgactgtttttattgtcgacaacgtcgactaatcattgcagccctaCTTTACATATAAAACTCTTCCCTCACCCAACCTCCCATCTCTCCTCGGTAGTGGTGGTGACCACTGGTactgccttcaccttccaggctttctccagctcttccttgagtccttggtatttctcagtttcttgtgttcctttttcctgatatttccatcgaTGAGCATGGCTACTTACATCACTACGACTTTCCTATGCTGCTTATCtatgatcacaatgtccggttggttggTCACCACCATGTTATCaatctgtatctggaagtcccataggatcttagccctctcattctccactgcgttgggaggtgtttcccattgcgacctaggggtctccagtccatattctgcacagatgtttctgtacactatgctgGCTATTTGGTTTTGGctttccatgtattctttgcctgccagtatcctacaccctgctgtgaggtgctggattgtttcagggacCTCTCTGTCTGCACCTGGGCTCCTGCCTGGTGTGATACATCGGGGCCTCAattgccctggtactcaagACTTGTTCCTATTCTGCCATGattagtgcctctgtgctgtccttcaatCCAGCCCTCGCTAGCCATTGGTGGGATTTGCTCATTTCCGCCACTCGGCTATCTGTCGgcggtacatcccatgcaggggcgTGTCcttccatgatggttcctccatttgaTTCTCCTCATAATAGCtctcaaattaattaatcatgattaatcgcaGCATTCAAATtgctcatgattaatcacaggtTACAAacaatcatgattaatcacattcGCAACTTTTTATATGCCTaaatttgcccatttttactgtattgtatcaacagaacaagccgatgctacaaatatttactgttaactgaccttcctttgggtaaacatcagatgtccaatggtcagtaaatgcagcaagtaatgtacttctatatgttgtttgTGCAGCactgataaaagtcctacagcagcttcacccaaagtaaacacctgctgataaaacacatcattggctgtttgttttacaggtttttcctcactttttttttttttttttacaatagatgatcactttagtcgTAAttatcagttcaatatttcataaaatctagacctaaaaaaaaagttctcatttgtgccccccttttcgtGGTCattgctcctgcctggccccccatcagaacttttctagatccGCCCCTGCAGCTGAAGTATAAATGTCTTCCACCAGCCAAccactgtgttagagaaggtcctaccacaaacaatactttggggtaaatatgtgacgtgtgaaccatgaactgctgcAACAAGAGAGTTaaaccaatcagctgatcactgacagccatCGCTGCTCAAACAGACATGACCAGAGATCCACTAGAGGAGACacgttggtgcaaaatgcagttGGATGTCACAAGTTTATAAaagaatgtgagaaaagtgCGGGTGTGGACCCCTCTCACCggaaaaagagtgtgtgttaaaacaccctcattCTCCACGGAGGTGACGTCCATGGGTTGCTGcattaatgttgtgtttattctcaagtcaATCCATAGAACCACCCAGCTCCCATCCTAACAGAGATatgacggatgtatggggcttgtcaagCCGCGCATGCGTTAATTATGTTAAAActtttaacgcaattaattacataaattagttaccgcctttaacactttttttttgtttgtttttttttttacagtcctGGTGGATGTCGGAGTAATGATACAGTGTGGTGTTTCAGTGTATTTGCATGGCGAGAtgttaatgaaaatgaaaaaaaaaatcccttaaaGTTCACATGAAATATCAAATTGTAGCACTATATTGCTTTATTTACAGAAGCTGAGGGAGCTCGGTCTGCTCTGATTGTCTGATTTCAGTGGTACGATGCGACTCCACCCATCACTACAAATCCCCCCCTTTCTCCACCTTGGTTTGACTGCAATGCTTCGCAGGGACAAGTTGCCCCTTGTAGAGGTCACATAGCCAACCAAATGGCCACAAATGATTGGTTGTCATTTGTGTTTAAAGCCATGGAAGTGTTTAATTGGACAGAAAGTTAGGACACACCCCAAAGTGCAGGATGAGTCATCACACTGTTATAAAGTTAAGTGTGTCTTGTTTTTACCGATTGGCCAGATTTTACTGTACTTTTAAAGTGCAATGAAAGGTAAATattaaagaggaaataaaatatttaattaacaggaactttaaattatttcattttgcaGGAATAATGTGAACATAACTAATTAAGAATTAATATGAAGTGTCTTCTTTTAACATAATGACTTTAATTTCAAGACAAATGaccaatgattttatttataattttccaCATTAGGAGCAAATTCTGACATATTCTTTATTAAAAGGTAGGTTAATCTGCCTTTTTGGGACAGACTGATGACATATTCCTTAAATAAGAAGGTAAACCTTCTGACTTATTGGCTGTTTACGGTCAAATTTACTCTCAGGGTTCCCTGAATCTGTAcatgtttctctgtgtgatGTAAACATACCGTAatggctccatccatctttttttttttttggattatatttatattatttcccTGAAAGACTTACCGAGGGGATTATGCGGCAGGACTTGACACAGTCATTCATGCCGGTCATGCCCATGTAGTCTGAGTACTCTCCCCTCCTCATGAAGTACTGGTTCCCCACGAAGCCCGGTCGGTCGTAGATCATGAACATGCCGCTCTCCACCCGGATGGAGCGGCAGTGGTCAAACATGGAGTGCAGATCAGCGCAGTCGCTTGTGCACTCATAGTAACGGCCTCCAAAGTTTCTGTCCTCGTAGAAGATAATCTGAAGGATGAAATGAAGGCATCCTGAAAACTTCCACCTGAGATTTCATCATCACAGCCAACAACCAACTTTTGCtgtttaactaaagaaaaacacaaacctttCCCATTCTGGTGTCTGTGGAGGGCCAAACAACTTCCTGTGTTTTTACCAGTAAAGGTGGAGGCcatgtttatatacattattctgctgtgtgtgttgttatttAAATGAGGCCTGTGGTCAGCAGAGACTCTACAGGAGTCTTCCCATTCCTGTTTGTGAGTTTCCAGCAAGAGCCACGGCATGGAGAGGCACTGGAACAGTCACTGCTGAGTCCAttcacacagatacacacaggtttatacagaaataaataggTTTATACAGATACACACAGGTTTATATAGATACACACAGGTTTATACAGATACACACAGGCTTATACATAAAGTCTGTGGGAACTGTTGAAGCCTGTTTTGGtacagctgaacaaagtgctgaacaaagatttgtaaaataaaagcataaaaataacaatagcataaaacaattcaaatgaataaaatataacagtAGTGTGAAAggggtaaaaataaaataactttttctgtTAGAGTAAACAGAGACGTGTTTAATGTGTAGGTAAATAACAAAGATGTTTTCTGCACTGATTCTGCATGAACTAAACTACACTCACCGTCCACTGTGTCACATTCAACGTTCAAATTGTGTTTCAACCTCTTATTTTAGTTATACTGGGAACCAGTAGCCTGCTCTGGTACCCTGAATTCCTGCAATTCCTGCAGGGATGCAGTCATGAGCCTTTGAGTTAACATTCAGACTGGAAAGTTCATGACTTCTTCAAAAGATCTGGTCCACTTGTACTATGATGTTACACGTCCCCTTTCTAGTCCTTGTTGGACCCCTTTCATgttcagaactgtcttaattcttggtgtgatcgatggaacaaggtggtggaaacctgcCTCAGAGGATTTGCAcaatattaacatgacagcatcacacagttgctgcaggtttgtggcTGCATCTGATGAGactctcctgttccaccacatcccaaagctgctctgttggattgagatacTAAATGTGAGTtgttgccatgtgattggctgattagatttttgttttaacatgtgATTGAACAGGTAAAGTGGATGATGAGTGCATGCCATGATGGTGGTATAAATCTAAAATATGGTATTGTAGATGTGGGACTGACTTGAGGAACTGAATGCAAAGTTTAGTACTTAACCTGTTAATATTCTAGTCACAAAGAAACATTTCTATCCAGCCAGCTCTCAGTGCAGTTTCTCCAGCAAAGACAGGGATAAATTACATCAAATCTGTTCAATCTGACTTCATTTTTATGTATTCTTGTGTTAAAATGTCAGAATTTTTcacacaaaatgtcttttttatgaGCCAGTTAGTTAAACCAAGACATTTATTCACAAGCAAGGACAACAGTTTATAGTAGCtccatttattaaattatttataacaGTTTCTTACTGGGTCAATCATTgacatcttattttctttacattaacagttgtttttaaCCCAAAATATGAATCCAAGGATTAAAACTCGGTGATTTTGCGGAAGGAGCCGGTGGTGGCGCAGGTGGCCCCCCAGTCGCTGAACTTGCGGTACTCGCCAGGCCTCATGAAGTACTGCCGGCCGCGGTAGTTGGGATGCTCGTAAAGGGTCCAGTAGCCGTCCATGACGTTGCAGGAGTAGACGTCACGGCTGCGGAAGTGGTCCTGCACCGACTCGCAGTCCTCGCTGAACTCCATCATCTGGCCCTGGAAGTTGGGCCGCTCGTAGATACGGATGCGGTACGGCCCCTCGCTGGTCTGGAGGCGGAAAACACAACAACCCAGCAGTTCAGACTGAATCTATTCATGATTctctttcagtcatttatggtAAATCTACATTCAGATCAGGAGACAAAAGTTTGGGGATCAGATTCTCCTGCAGGTGAATCAATCTTTCATGctttataaacacaaaatacaaaaaacaccCTATTCAGGGCATTGACTAAAGGTTTGTGCTCACATATCTACTCAAACATGAATTATAAGCTGcatcttgttgtttttgtcGCTCACATAGGAGAAGGTACGGCAGGAGCGAATGGTGTCATTGTAGCCCATCCAGCGCTGGTAGTCCGGGTACTCTCCTCGGGTCAGGACGTACTGGTAGCCCGTGTAGTTGGGCTTCTCGTAGAGCACCCAGCAGCCGCTTTCCACCTTGATGGAGTTGCAGCGGCTGAAGTGAGGGTGCATGTCAGGGCAGTCGGTGTCGCACTCATACGAGCGGCCCTGGAAGTTTCTGTCCTCATAGAAGATGATCTGAGTCCAGAGGAGGACAAGGAGGTggattaaaagtcagttttaaTCCTGTTAAGCTGCAAACAAATGCTTTTCAAAGTTCTGGTCAATTTTCAGGTTTAAGAagctcaacacagacagaacacctgaagaatgaatgaaactcTTACCTTACTACTCATCCTGTAAAGAGTGCTGGAGCCAGTCACCTGCTGAAAATGGTCTCACAAAGCAGGACCAGAGCCCCGCTATATAAACCTCAATCAAAGGGTTAGCAGATCCCACTTTAGCTGTTTGTTCAATGAGCAGGGATTTAACGCGCTGGCATCGCTGCCAAAAGTCTTGATCCTGGGCATAGAACGAAAATCCCTGAATCATCAGAGCAAACGTCCTACCAGGCAAATTACTGACCTACTGTGCCCTCTTTATTGATATCAACATCAGAGAGCCGTTTTTATCCACTGATCCATCATCAAGGAGATTAATCTTTCCCAGCCAGAATGTCAGAGGTCATCAC
Protein-coding sequences here:
- the LOC121650532 gene encoding gamma-crystallin B-like, which codes for MRSPEKHSGLAQEQHSTVILSDANITMGKIIFYEDRNFQGRSHECSSDCADLHTYFNRCNSIRVESGCFMVYERPNYMGNQYYLRRGDYSDNQRVIGINDCVRSCRMIPQYQGSYRMRLYERFDMSGKMHELVDDCPNLQDQLSISDFNSCNVMDGHWLLYDQPNYKGRVYYLRPGEYRRYSDWGGLTPRIGSIRRITDFN
- the LOC121650019 gene encoding gamma-crystallin M2-like isoform X2, whose amino-acid sequence is MGKIIFYEDKNFSGRQFECNNDCVDLQTNLSCCNSIKVESGCFMIYEKSNYTGNQYYLRRGDYPDFHHWMGTNGSISSCRSIPAPGSFNLRLYERIEFGGQMMDLKDDCPSVMDRFHINDIFSCNVTHGNWLFYEHPNYRGRMYLIRPGEYKRFSEWGGRSARIGSIRRIMDY
- the LOC121650019 gene encoding gamma-crystallin M2-like isoform X1 codes for the protein MGKIIFYEDKNFSGRQFECNNDCVDLQTNLSCCNSIKVESGCFMIYEKSNYTGNQYYLRRGDYPDFHHWMGTNGSISSCRSIPAEPGSFNLRLYERIEFGGQMMDLKDDCPSVMDRFHINDIFSCNVTHGNWLFYEHPNYRGRMYLIRPGEYKRFSEWGGRSARIGSIRRIMDY
- the LOC121650022 gene encoding gamma-crystallin S-1-like isoform X2 produces the protein MGKIIFYEDRNFGGRYYECTSDCADLHSMFDHCRSIRVESGMFMIYDRPGFVGNQYFMRRGEYSDYMGMTGMNDCVKSCRIIPSVNGLSFRMRLYEHFDMGGEMMELVDDCPNLMDRFRLFNFNSCYVMDGHWLLYEQPNYRGRHYYLRPGQYRSFSEWSAMSSRIGSIRRLMEL
- the LOC121650022 gene encoding gamma-crystallin S-1-like isoform X1, which codes for MGKIIFYEDRNFGGRYYECTSDCADLHSMFDHCRSIRVESGMFMIYDRPGFVGNQYFMRRGEYSDYMGMTGMNDCVKSCRIIPSNSSSFRMRLYEHFDMGGEMMELVDDCPNLMDRFRLFNFNSCYVMDGHWLLYEQPNYRGRHYYLRPGQYRSFSEWSAMSSRIGSIRRLMEL
- the LOC121650018 gene encoding gamma-crystallin M2-like; translated protein: MSSKIIFYEDRNFQGRSYECDTDCPDMHPHFSRCNSIKVESGCWVLYEKPNYTGYQYVLTRGEYPDYQRWMGYNDTIRSCRTFSYTSEGPYRIRIYERPNFQGQMMEFSEDCESVQDHFRSRDVYSCNVMDGYWTLYEHPNYRGRQYFMRPGEYRKFSDWGATCATTGSFRKITEF